In one Chitinophaga sancti genomic region, the following are encoded:
- a CDS encoding DUF4129 domain-containing protein, with product MREGLKVLLIVFLLWPGGLFAQEIELDSTQLRDVLIPPVTADIDTAEAPATATYLYDRTVPMDADTIDDYDDASALLLRKVPAEVKDKFRKDKDLVYHQRPPKKPSDFRWLNAIVMGLMYFFKYSWWLIVLIILVAMGAAIFVYLRRNGYEFKRGKSAKVQEEVLLTEVEHDAGAYETQIQQAIAEGKLRLAVRLMYLQTIRILADKQIIEYSKEKTNAAYLRSLSQTPWHKLFARLTVDYEYIWYGEVPVSGDQFSTIQGQFKQFLNELGYIR from the coding sequence ATGAGGGAAGGACTGAAAGTATTACTGATCGTATTCTTACTATGGCCCGGCGGCTTATTCGCCCAGGAAATTGAACTGGACAGCACCCAATTGAGGGATGTCCTTATTCCGCCCGTAACGGCAGATATCGATACTGCCGAGGCACCGGCTACTGCCACCTACCTCTACGACAGGACAGTTCCAATGGATGCAGATACGATAGATGATTATGATGATGCATCTGCTTTGCTGCTCAGGAAAGTACCTGCTGAAGTAAAAGATAAATTTAGAAAGGACAAGGACCTGGTGTATCATCAGCGTCCGCCCAAAAAACCTTCTGATTTCAGATGGCTGAATGCCATTGTGATGGGGCTCATGTATTTCTTCAAATACTCCTGGTGGCTGATCGTACTTATCATTCTCGTTGCGATGGGGGCGGCAATTTTTGTTTACCTCCGCAGAAACGGGTATGAGTTTAAGCGGGGTAAATCAGCAAAGGTGCAAGAAGAGGTGCTGCTCACAGAGGTAGAGCATGATGCAGGAGCTTACGAAACGCAAATTCAACAGGCCATTGCAGAAGGCAAACTCAGGTTGGCGGTGCGGCTCATGTACCTGCAGACCATCAGGATCCTGGCCGATAAACAGATCATTGAATACAGTAAGGAGAAAACAAATGCTGCTTACCTGCGTAGTTTATCGCAGACCCCGTGGCATAAACTTTTTGCCAGACTAACTGTAGACTACGAATATATATGGTACGGTGAAGTGCCCGTGAGTGGTGACCAGTTCTCTACTATCCAGGGGCAGTTCAAACAATTTTTGAACGAATTAGGCTATATCCGGTGA